Proteins co-encoded in one Flavobacterium fluviale genomic window:
- a CDS encoding peptidoglycan-binding protein LysM produces the protein MIKKWYFYASLVVIITFLSLGFIPSNHETKPWFSIEKTDGSEYIFPSKEKDDYPNTNVPYTGNHLIGFKEAVAFKESQGKYRLVNSLGYMGKYQFGSKALRAIGIKDNKAFLKDPALQEKAFMALLAKNKWILRNEIEKYEGKIISGIEITESGILAAAHLGGAGSVKNFFKNKGSRHFRDAFGTSLKSYMRDFAGYDLSFIEADSNATVND, from the coding sequence ATGATAAAGAAATGGTATTTTTATGCGAGTTTAGTCGTTATTATTACATTTTTAAGTTTGGGATTTATTCCCTCTAACCACGAGACCAAACCTTGGTTTTCAATTGAAAAAACAGATGGATCAGAATACATTTTTCCATCAAAAGAAAAGGATGATTATCCAAACACCAACGTCCCATACACAGGAAATCATCTAATAGGTTTTAAAGAAGCAGTTGCTTTTAAAGAATCTCAAGGGAAATACAGATTAGTAAATTCTCTTGGCTACATGGGTAAATATCAATTTGGTTCTAAAGCTTTAAGAGCAATCGGAATTAAAGATAATAAAGCCTTTTTAAAAGATCCTGCCCTACAAGAAAAAGCTTTCATGGCTTTATTGGCCAAAAACAAATGGATTTTACGCAATGAAATCGAAAAGTATGAAGGCAAAATCATCAGCGGTATTGAAATTACCGAATCTGGAATTTTAGCTGCAGCCCATTTAGGCGGTGCAGGTTCCGTAAAGAATTTTTTCAAAAATAAAGGAAGCAGACATTTTAGAGATGCTTTTGGAACTTCTTTGAAAAGTTATATGAGAGATTTTGCAGGTTACGATCTTTCTTTTATAGAAGCAGATAGTAACGCAACAGTAAACGACTAA
- the mltG gene encoding endolytic transglycosylase MltG: MTLKKIITISAVAVISVLMIYGFILISKIFSSNTKFEEKELYVYVPTDATYADVKKILSPYIKNFDNFEMVAEKRDYPQNVKSGRFLLKKDMNNIDLVRAMRSNIPVKLVFNNQERLENFAGRIGKEIEADSLSLMKAIKDSTFMAANGFNEDNVFAMFIPNTYEIYWNTSAEKFRDKMIKEYNNFWTADRIAKAKAQGLTPVQATILASIVHKESVKKDERPRIAGVYLNRLRLEMPLQADPTVIYSLKLRDNNFDQVIKRVFYNDLVMRSPYNTYVNKGLPPGPIAMPDITALEAVLNPEKNDYIYFCASVERFGYHEFAATLAEHNVNAKKYSDWIASQGVTR, translated from the coding sequence TTGACTCTAAAAAAAATTATCACGATAAGTGCCGTAGCCGTAATTTCAGTTTTAATGATTTATGGTTTTATTTTAATCAGTAAAATTTTTAGTTCTAATACTAAGTTTGAAGAAAAAGAATTGTACGTGTATGTGCCTACAGATGCAACTTATGCAGATGTAAAAAAGATATTATCGCCTTACATTAAAAACTTCGACAATTTTGAAATGGTTGCCGAGAAGAGAGATTATCCGCAAAATGTAAAATCTGGACGTTTTCTTTTAAAGAAAGATATGAACAACATTGATCTAGTTCGTGCAATGCGTTCTAATATTCCGGTGAAATTGGTTTTTAATAATCAAGAACGTTTAGAAAATTTTGCAGGAAGAATCGGAAAAGAAATCGAAGCTGATAGTTTATCATTAATGAAAGCGATAAAAGATTCTACTTTCATGGCAGCAAATGGTTTTAATGAAGATAATGTTTTTGCTATGTTTATTCCAAATACTTATGAAATCTATTGGAATACATCGGCAGAGAAGTTTCGTGATAAAATGATTAAGGAATACAATAATTTCTGGACAGCTGATAGAATCGCTAAAGCAAAAGCGCAAGGATTAACTCCTGTTCAAGCGACTATTTTGGCTTCAATCGTACATAAAGAATCAGTTAAAAAGGATGAGAGACCACGTATTGCTGGTGTTTATTTAAATCGCCTTCGTCTAGAAATGCCATTGCAGGCAGATCCAACTGTTATTTATTCTTTAAAATTAAGAGACAATAATTTTGATCAAGTCATTAAAAGAGTTTTTTATAACGATTTGGTAATGAGATCTCCATATAATACTTATGTAAATAAAGGACTTCCACCGGGGCCAATTGCGATGCCTGATATTACAGCGTTAGAAGCAGTTTTAAATCCAGAGAAAAACGATTATATTTATTTCTGTGCAAGTGTCGAGCGTTTCGGATATCATGAATTTGCGGCAACATTAGCAGAACACAATGTAAATGCAAAAAAATATTCTGACTGGATCGCTAGTCAGGGAGTAACAAGATAA
- a CDS encoding GNAT family N-acetyltransferase: MITLKGDSIYLRALEPQDLEFIYSIENDENIWEVSNTQTPYSRFLIKQYLENAHQDIYEAKQLRLAICQDEDFPAVGLIDLFDFDPRNNRAGIGIVIQKEENQGKNIGSEALELLIKYSFYNLNLHQLYANIGVQNVASLALFTKFGFKKIGIKKDWILFHNHYHDEAIFQLINKQI; this comes from the coding sequence ATGATAACATTAAAAGGAGATTCCATTTATCTGCGTGCACTTGAACCTCAAGATTTAGAGTTTATCTATTCGATAGAAAATGATGAGAATATCTGGGAAGTTAGTAATACGCAGACTCCTTACAGCCGTTTTTTGATTAAACAATATTTAGAAAATGCCCATCAAGATATTTATGAGGCAAAGCAACTTCGCTTGGCAATCTGTCAGGATGAAGATTTTCCCGCTGTTGGATTAATTGATTTATTTGATTTTGATCCTAGAAATAATAGGGCAGGAATTGGTATTGTCATTCAGAAAGAAGAAAATCAAGGTAAAAACATTGGTTCTGAGGCTTTAGAGCTTTTAATTAAGTATTCTTTTTATAATTTAAATCTTCATCAATTGTATGCAAATATTGGTGTGCAAAATGTAGCTAGTCTTGCACTTTTTACTAAATTTGGTTTTAAGAAAATCGGAATAAAGAAAGATTGGATCTTGTTTCATAACCACTATCATGATGAAGCAATTTTTCAGCTAATTAATAAACAAATTTAA